A window of Candidatus Dojkabacteria bacterium contains these coding sequences:
- the smpB gene encoding SsrA-binding protein SmpB, producing MEDHPVSIKIISKNKRAYFDYEILEEFEAGIALAGAEVKSVKNSQVNLADSFVRFEGDQAYLWNANIAMYKHAYDPSYDPLRSRKLLLKKGEIDMLQSKVKQARLTVVPLKVYLSRGLVKLSIGLVRGKKQYEKKLKIKERDLDRELHREKRVHMVK from the coding sequence GTGGAAGATCACCCTGTGAGCATAAAAATTATCTCAAAAAACAAGCGGGCATATTTCGATTATGAGATCTTAGAGGAATTTGAAGCTGGAATTGCACTTGCTGGTGCTGAGGTCAAGTCTGTAAAGAATTCCCAAGTTAATCTAGCCGATTCTTTTGTACGGTTTGAAGGCGACCAGGCTTATCTCTGGAACGCAAATATCGCCATGTATAAGCATGCATACGATCCCTCTTACGATCCATTAAGGAGTCGTAAGCTATTATTAAAGAAAGGGGAGATAGATATGCTTCAGAGCAAGGTTAAGCAGGCTCGCCTTACTGTTGTACCGCTAAAGGTATACTTAAGTAGAGGGCTAGTCAAATTATCTATCGGGCTGGTGCGGGGCAAGAAACAGTATGAGAAGAAACTAAAAATTAAGGAGCGTGACCTTGATCGTGAGCTACATAGAGAAAAAAGGGTTCACATGGTAAAATAG
- a CDS encoding type IV secretion system DNA-binding domain-containing protein, translated as MLLTREMFMLTVPQNSQSNLEIYAFDNDGGVLSQVVGPSPSSEDVENNVDTVYPDDSFAQESNGAAIFTWVLLVVFLLLLIGSAAGLLYLYMNQLKRKDREHKTKEGVLFEVKVPRGNETEVGVAESMFANLYGIGGVGDGIKKYMTVSNSISFEIVGLPGEIRFFVYAPKKFADLVEKQILGSYQDAEITVIDEHNIFHDDAQVAYAQLDITDERYYPIKVAEDFKGDPIANILSTISKMGDKEGAMIQIVISPAGSSWQKSGRKFVSSVESNNADPEKKRMNVSQEQLQAISKKTSKIGFNTAIRIVASSPNVEIAKMHVNNIIGAFDQFSNPGINNLKKTKIRTGDEKEFMHNVIYRRMPLKTKTVLNIEELASIYHYPNQEVTTPNINWLLAKEAPAANWVNSDIQGRDTIWIGNNYFRGNVQPICMAREDRMRHSYVVGQTGSGKSWFQLRMIMQDIYNGDGVCVMDPHGSLAEMVLERIPHERAEDVIYFNVADFERPLGFNLMDFQNEQDKHRVVNGFIGLLKKLFDPNEQGIVGPILERAVRNAMLTAMSEKGSTLVEVVRILTDEKWVKEKWLPIIQDDLVKRYWTDQIAKTTEQQKSETLGYIVSKFDRFVTNLAIRNIIGQSESSFNVRQVMDEGKILVINLSKGLIGEENAQFLGMLVVPKIMSAALSREDLPEDQRRDFFFHVDEFQNFATEEFAGILSEARKYRLSLNVANQYISQMPEKVRDAVFGNVGSMFIGRVGAEDAEFLQKQFEPTLTSNDLLNQPNMHYYAKMLTDGKYSPPFSLDPKYGPKFPESGFNLPVNQDVAELIKKLSRLKYGRDVNIVESEMNQRADLAVNPGAQSDNMSAPPPLSFK; from the coding sequence ATGCTTTTAACTAGAGAAATGTTTATGTTGACTGTCCCACAAAATTCTCAATCGAATCTAGAGATCTACGCCTTTGATAATGATGGCGGCGTTTTGTCGCAGGTTGTCGGGCCATCTCCATCGAGTGAGGATGTTGAGAATAATGTCGACACGGTTTATCCGGATGATAGCTTTGCCCAAGAAAGCAATGGAGCCGCTATCTTCACCTGGGTGCTGCTGGTGGTTTTCCTCCTGTTGCTTATCGGATCTGCGGCTGGACTGCTCTACCTTTACATGAACCAGCTGAAGCGAAAAGACCGCGAGCATAAGACGAAAGAGGGTGTACTGTTCGAGGTGAAAGTGCCACGAGGCAATGAAACTGAGGTAGGTGTGGCCGAATCGATGTTTGCAAACCTTTATGGAATAGGCGGAGTTGGCGACGGCATTAAGAAATATATGACAGTGAGCAACAGCATCAGCTTTGAGATTGTAGGATTACCAGGAGAAATCCGCTTCTTCGTTTATGCGCCGAAGAAATTCGCTGACCTCGTTGAGAAGCAGATACTCGGCTCCTATCAGGATGCTGAGATTACAGTTATCGATGAGCACAATATCTTCCACGACGATGCACAGGTTGCTTACGCACAGCTGGACATCACAGATGAGCGGTACTATCCGATAAAAGTTGCTGAAGATTTTAAAGGCGATCCAATTGCAAATATCCTCTCAACCATCAGCAAGATGGGCGACAAAGAGGGCGCAATGATACAGATTGTGATCTCTCCTGCAGGATCTAGCTGGCAGAAATCAGGACGCAAATTTGTATCCAGCGTTGAAAGCAACAATGCCGATCCCGAGAAGAAACGAATGAACGTCAGCCAGGAGCAGCTCCAGGCCATTTCAAAGAAGACCAGCAAGATCGGCTTTAACACCGCTATTCGTATCGTCGCCAGCTCGCCAAATGTCGAGATCGCAAAAATGCACGTCAACAACATTATTGGTGCATTCGACCAGTTCTCAAACCCTGGCATCAACAACCTAAAGAAAACCAAGATTCGCACCGGCGATGAGAAAGAGTTTATGCACAACGTAATCTATCGACGCATGCCGCTAAAGACCAAGACAGTCTTAAATATCGAAGAGCTCGCCTCAATCTACCACTACCCGAATCAGGAGGTGACCACTCCAAACATTAACTGGCTGCTCGCCAAAGAGGCTCCCGCCGCCAACTGGGTCAATTCAGATATCCAAGGCCGCGACACGATCTGGATAGGTAACAACTATTTCCGAGGGAATGTTCAGCCGATCTGTATGGCTCGTGAGGATCGAATGCGACACAGTTATGTAGTTGGACAGACAGGCTCGGGTAAGTCGTGGTTCCAGCTGCGCATGATTATGCAGGATATCTATAATGGTGACGGTGTATGTGTAATGGATCCGCACGGCTCTTTGGCCGAAATGGTGCTAGAGAGGATTCCACATGAGCGAGCCGAAGATGTTATCTATTTCAATGTAGCCGACTTTGAGAGGCCACTAGGCTTCAACCTGATGGATTTCCAGAACGAGCAGGATAAGCACCGCGTGGTAAACGGATTTATCGGATTGCTAAAGAAGCTTTTCGACCCAAATGAGCAGGGTATTGTCGGTCCAATCCTCGAGCGTGCCGTCCGAAACGCTATGCTCACCGCAATGTCCGAAAAAGGCTCTACGCTAGTTGAAGTTGTACGTATCCTGACCGACGAGAAATGGGTAAAGGAGAAGTGGCTCCCAATAATCCAGGACGACCTTGTAAAGCGATACTGGACCGACCAGATAGCCAAGACTACCGAGCAGCAGAAATCAGAGACGCTCGGCTATATCGTCTCGAAATTTGACCGCTTCGTCACAAACTTGGCAATCCGCAACATCATCGGCCAGTCCGAGTCATCATTTAATGTGCGTCAGGTAATGGACGAAGGTAAAATCCTTGTAATCAACCTCTCGAAAGGCTTGATCGGTGAGGAAAATGCACAGTTCTTGGGTATGCTGGTGGTACCGAAGATTATGTCTGCTGCTTTGAGCCGTGAAGATCTGCCTGAAGATCAGAGGCGCGACTTCTTCTTCCACGTCGACGAGTTCCAGAACTTCGCAACAGAAGAGTTCGCAGGAATTCTCTCAGAGGCTCGTAAATATCGACTCTCGCTAAATGTCGCAAACCAGTATATCTCGCAGATGCCAGAGAAGGTGCGTGATGCTGTCTTCGGTAACGTCGGCTCAATGTTTATCGGCCGCGTTGGCGCTGAAGATGCAGAGTTCCTCCAGAAGCAGTTTGAGCCAACTTTAACCTCCAACGACCTGCTCAACCAGCCAAATATGCATTACTATGCCAAGATGCTCACGGATGGTAAGTATTCACCTCCATTCTCGCTCGACCCGAAGTATGGTCCGAAATTCCCAGAATCTGGCTTCAATCTACCGGTAAATCAAGATGTCGCGGAGCTTATCAAGAAGCTATCCCGATTGAAGTATGGCCGCGACGTAAACATTGTGGAGTCGGAGATGAATCAGCGAGCCGATCTTGCCGTAAACCCTGGTGCTCAATCGGACAATATGTCGGCGCCACCGCCGTTGTCGTTTAAGTAG
- the holA gene encoding DNA polymerase III subunit delta translates to MFQLYHGKESYLSLRAARSAFQKFCEERPDFGKVVLDCEKVDAGEIIKICETVDMFSPGKNILLKRLYRNKQKEQLFERLKNFLSNEDESRNTILWEDQKIASNTKFFKFFGNQKAAFESAPLNKQSFMSWAAEEIKRDYPDIKADRATLYSLAEISNYEPERFMNSLKKISLSGEKIVTAQLIKDTAIDTYESDIWALIDSINGRNDYPPIEILENLFQNRVDPIYILAMIVRNTRSLLLCKSLRDEGYDSSAIAKELKIPPFTVPALVKAADDTSYERLFTLYDKLANLDYQMKTGEIDGKLGLTLLIAIM, encoded by the coding sequence ATGTTTCAGCTATATCACGGCAAAGAGAGCTATCTATCCTTGCGTGCAGCCAGGAGTGCATTTCAGAAATTTTGCGAGGAGAGACCCGATTTCGGGAAAGTCGTGCTGGACTGCGAAAAAGTTGATGCCGGCGAGATTATAAAAATCTGCGAGACTGTCGATATGTTTTCGCCGGGCAAAAACATCCTACTCAAACGCCTCTACCGAAATAAGCAGAAAGAGCAGCTCTTTGAGAGGCTCAAGAATTTCCTAAGCAATGAGGACGAGAGTCGCAACACCATCTTGTGGGAGGATCAGAAAATTGCCTCAAACACCAAGTTTTTTAAATTTTTTGGCAACCAGAAAGCGGCGTTTGAATCTGCACCACTAAACAAGCAATCGTTTATGAGCTGGGCCGCCGAGGAGATCAAGCGGGATTACCCCGATATAAAAGCTGACAGAGCCACACTCTACTCGCTTGCCGAAATCTCAAATTACGAGCCAGAGCGCTTCATGAATAGTCTAAAAAAGATCTCTCTTTCCGGAGAGAAGATTGTCACCGCTCAATTAATCAAAGATACAGCTATCGATACGTATGAGAGCGATATTTGGGCATTGATCGACAGCATTAATGGTCGCAACGATTATCCGCCAATCGAGATCCTCGAGAACCTATTTCAGAATCGAGTCGACCCGATCTATATCTTAGCAATGATTGTGCGCAATACTCGCTCACTTCTATTGTGCAAGAGCCTACGAGACGAGGGATATGACAGCTCAGCGATCGCCAAAGAGCTTAAAATCCCACCTTTTACTGTCCCTGCCCTAGTCAAAGCTGCCGACGACACGAGCTATGAGAGGCTATTTACCTTGTATGACAAATTGGCCAATCTCGACTACCAGATGAAAACTGGCGAGATAGATGGGAAGCTTGGGCTGACGTTGTTGATTGCGATAATGTAG
- a CDS encoding LCP family protein, with product MVNLNLSDSKTTPKPVAPPEKSNTKITLNGSLQKQNANEVEVRPTVEQKTPNAPQRNKGVKKPLGQSKLFRAAYKMLPLLIFVLSISGIWFSAKQLAKGAGLDLTVIDTISTVTTIGKEPELKKDSTGGYTNILIVGKDTREYSDGLQNTDTIILVSYNYETNDIVMFSIPRDFYAGIPGEKWYVKINSIYNRYEAQTEGTGLPALVTSVEDLLGVEIQYYGMVDLGGFKEVIDIVGGVDVYVDNSFTDYQYPNPKGSNPPYVTVKFTEGPQTMDAETALKYARSRKAQGPEGSDYARARRQQKVINAVMDKVLSSETLLNPDKVLSIAQSLSKNTVISDYSLDEVKAALALADELKASNSYSFVLDPSVGNSKLVKTGVAENIYAIGPRLGLGKYDDIHTYVDLVMENPAFLSEKSIVYVYDVGLGYAATQKVATDLQKQYPFNAIVFAGTLRNDQTENSIFYNNESEKMTATFEVFKQHLNITNTEKPAFVTTKLYNEHVSIMLATDPATASATTESEAQPN from the coding sequence ATGGTAAATCTAAATCTTTCCGACTCCAAAACAACACCGAAGCCAGTAGCACCACCAGAGAAGAGCAACACCAAGATCACCCTGAACGGGTCACTTCAGAAGCAAAATGCTAATGAAGTAGAAGTAAGGCCAACTGTTGAGCAGAAGACGCCAAACGCACCACAGAGAAACAAAGGTGTGAAGAAACCATTGGGTCAATCGAAGCTTTTCCGAGCTGCCTATAAAATGCTCCCACTACTTATCTTCGTACTCTCAATCAGTGGGATATGGTTTAGCGCAAAACAGCTGGCAAAAGGCGCAGGGCTCGACCTCACAGTTATTGATACTATCTCTACCGTCACTACGATCGGCAAGGAGCCTGAACTAAAGAAAGATAGCACAGGTGGCTATACCAATATCTTGATTGTCGGTAAAGACACGCGAGAATATAGCGACGGCCTACAAAACACAGATACTATCATCTTGGTTTCGTACAATTATGAGACCAACGATATTGTGATGTTCTCAATCCCCCGCGACTTCTACGCGGGCATCCCTGGTGAGAAGTGGTATGTGAAAATCAACAGCATCTACAATAGATACGAAGCACAAACTGAGGGTACTGGACTCCCGGCTCTCGTCACATCTGTTGAAGATCTGCTTGGAGTTGAGATCCAATATTACGGGATGGTCGATCTCGGTGGATTTAAGGAGGTAATCGATATCGTTGGCGGAGTTGATGTTTATGTAGACAATAGCTTCACTGACTATCAATATCCAAACCCAAAAGGCTCAAATCCTCCATATGTCACAGTGAAATTTACCGAAGGCCCACAAACTATGGATGCAGAGACCGCACTTAAGTATGCAAGATCGCGTAAAGCACAGGGACCAGAGGGCTCTGACTACGCTCGTGCCAGAAGGCAGCAGAAAGTTATCAACGCCGTGATGGATAAGGTACTATCTTCTGAGACACTGCTCAATCCGGATAAAGTTCTGAGCATTGCACAATCGTTGAGCAAAAATACAGTGATTTCAGATTACTCGCTTGACGAGGTGAAGGCCGCACTTGCACTTGCCGATGAGCTAAAAGCGAGCAACAGCTACTCATTTGTACTTGACCCTTCTGTTGGCAATTCAAAATTGGTCAAGACTGGTGTTGCCGAGAATATCTATGCAATTGGACCAAGACTTGGGCTTGGCAAGTATGACGATATCCACACATATGTAGACTTGGTAATGGAGAATCCTGCATTCCTTTCTGAGAAATCTATCGTGTATGTTTATGACGTCGGGCTCGGCTATGCTGCAACTCAGAAGGTCGCAACCGACCTCCAGAAGCAGTATCCGTTTAATGCAATCGTCTTTGCCGGCACATTGAGGAATGACCAAACAGAAAATAGTATCTTCTATAATAATGAGAGTGAGAAAATGACCGCTACTTTTGAGGTATTTAAACAGCATCTAAACATCACCAATACAGAGAAGCCTGCATTTGTTACGACCAAGCTTTATAATGAGCATGTATCAATCATGCTAGCGACAGATCCGGCCACTGCGTCAGCCACGACCGAGAGTGAGGCACAGCCCAATTAA
- the mltG gene encoding endolytic transglycosylase MltG: MQNSAFKPNNIRQQPPTSKKRSPFKAFLAFLLLVLLVGATAFILVQGKYNQEIEAANSASSEKIIFIVDPGDTPEEIVDALISLELLQPERKLYFLAYLQLNDLAPKLQAGQFELAKNLSVKELAAALQDAGIPSVWVTVPEGKRYDEIADIVEEQFAGYEVAQFDKALFIDYFDDPTYIAQLGLSPATTLEGYLFPDKYLFSVEATTEQVIESMVANFKTKTGGNYSYEELIVASLIEREAKTEEQRYIISDIIQKRVDEGWFLGIDAANLYYHGDWQYELTFQDLEEDHPYNTRTRLGLTPTPICNPGLSSLQAAQNPENTLYYYYIHDENNVMYPARTLAEHNENIRNYLQ, translated from the coding sequence ATGCAGAACAGCGCCTTCAAGCCAAACAACATACGCCAACAACCACCGACGAGTAAGAAGCGCTCGCCGTTCAAAGCATTTTTAGCATTTCTACTATTAGTATTACTTGTCGGAGCAACTGCGTTTATTCTTGTACAGGGTAAGTATAACCAGGAGATCGAGGCTGCTAACTCAGCATCATCAGAGAAAATTATTTTTATCGTTGATCCAGGAGATACCCCAGAAGAAATTGTAGATGCGCTTATATCTCTTGAGCTACTTCAACCAGAACGAAAGCTTTATTTCCTAGCATACCTTCAGCTAAATGACTTGGCGCCAAAGCTTCAGGCAGGTCAATTTGAATTAGCAAAGAACCTCTCAGTCAAAGAGCTTGCTGCGGCACTACAGGATGCAGGAATCCCTTCTGTATGGGTAACAGTGCCCGAGGGGAAGAGATATGATGAGATAGCTGATATTGTTGAGGAACAGTTTGCTGGATATGAAGTTGCACAGTTTGATAAGGCATTATTTATAGACTATTTTGATGATCCGACATATATCGCACAGCTTGGACTCTCCCCTGCCACCACATTAGAAGGATACCTCTTCCCAGATAAGTACCTCTTCTCGGTAGAAGCCACAACCGAGCAGGTAATTGAGAGTATGGTGGCGAATTTCAAGACTAAAACAGGTGGGAACTACAGCTATGAAGAGCTTATTGTTGCCAGCTTAATTGAGCGCGAGGCAAAAACCGAAGAGCAGCGATATATTATTTCAGATATTATCCAGAAGCGTGTTGATGAGGGGTGGTTCCTAGGTATAGATGCAGCGAACCTTTACTACCATGGTGACTGGCAGTACGAATTGACCTTCCAAGATCTTGAAGAGGACCATCCATACAATACACGAACAAGACTTGGGCTTACCCCTACCCCTATCTGCAATCCTGGTCTCTCATCACTACAAGCCGCGCAAAATCCTGAAAATACCCTGTATTACTATTACATTCATGACGAAAATAATGTAATGTATCCAGCAAGGACTTTGGCTGAGCATAACGAAAATATTCGTAACTATCTTCAATAA
- the ruvX gene encoding Holliday junction resolvase RuvX, translating to MNNSTTLEKPILAIDYGSKRIGLAVSDSKGLIASPLPVIHITRNKSEELVITELLAAAEKYRVKSLLIGLPQAFVASHEEIREKIEHFAAAIRDKTPLDTAFFDESFSTKGAQNMLLSLGQSRKKYKDKIDSLAAANFLKEYLDAEQRLQAKQHTPTTTDE from the coding sequence TTGAATAACAGTACTACATTAGAAAAACCTATATTGGCAATTGATTATGGCAGCAAGCGGATCGGACTTGCGGTCAGTGATAGCAAAGGACTCATTGCAAGTCCTTTGCCAGTTATCCACATCACGCGAAATAAGAGCGAGGAGTTGGTAATCACGGAGCTGCTTGCTGCAGCTGAGAAATATAGGGTGAAAAGCCTCCTAATCGGCTTACCACAGGCATTTGTTGCTAGCCACGAGGAGATCCGCGAAAAGATCGAGCACTTTGCAGCGGCAATTAGAGATAAAACACCACTAGATACGGCGTTTTTTGATGAAAGCTTTTCTACAAAGGGGGCGCAAAATATGTTACTATCATTAGGTCAATCTCGTAAAAAATATAAGGATAAAATAGATTCTTTGGCTGCGGCCAATTTTCTTAAGGAATATTTAGATGCAGAACAGCGCCTTCAAGCCAAACAACATACGCCAACAACCACCGACGAGTAA
- a CDS encoding alanine--tRNA ligase: MKSLTYLEARQLYLDHLKEHGHAIIPSASLVPENDPTVLFVNSGMFPLVPFLLGEAHPEGTRLADVQRCIRTIDIEEVGDHSHLTAFEMIGNWSLNDYFKEEAIKISVGYYVDKLGFDINKIYVSVFEGNEDVPMDEDAVEIWKKVFADYGIDAQVGRDQRIQPHPKSENWWELDGGGPCGPDSEMFYDMGVEPTVEDSNVASDGVKYVEIGNNVFMQYLKEGGEYKPLGRHNVDFGGGLDRIAMILQGVDNVYQVDIYKPIYDQVKELASNDIENSIRIIVDHIKAATWMIADGVVPGRTQREYILRRLIRRAIRHGRKLGIEGEFTRKVGEVAIEQFKPVHENLEPRKDEILNILEEEERKFNLTVEKGLREVEGLTKNGEKVFTNEDGASFKLYETYGFPPEMLLEELSTRGIEVNEETFWANHNKAYEEHQSKSRTAAKGMFKGGLADTSEGSTKLHTATHLLLAALYKTLGDHIYQKGSNITPDRLRLDFPNDEKLTNEQIKRVEEMVNAQIEAGLEVTWEEMPKDKALELVPYAAFSERYGEMVKVYWMGGKETPFSVEICNGPHVSNTRELGRFKIVKQENVGAGIKRIKAILE; encoded by the coding sequence ATGAAAAGCCTTACATACCTAGAAGCAAGGCAGCTATATCTCGACCATTTAAAAGAGCATGGTCATGCCATCATCCCATCCGCATCGCTGGTGCCGGAGAATGACCCCACAGTGCTATTTGTAAATTCGGGTATGTTTCCATTGGTGCCTTTTCTGCTTGGCGAGGCCCATCCTGAAGGGACAAGATTGGCGGATGTACAGAGATGCATCAGGACTATCGATATTGAGGAGGTCGGCGATCACTCTCACCTCACAGCTTTTGAGATGATCGGGAACTGGTCGCTCAATGACTATTTCAAAGAGGAGGCCATCAAGATCTCGGTTGGCTACTATGTGGATAAGCTAGGATTCGATATCAACAAGATATATGTGTCAGTGTTCGAAGGCAATGAAGACGTGCCTATGGATGAAGATGCTGTCGAGATCTGGAAGAAAGTGTTTGCTGATTATGGCATCGATGCACAAGTTGGCAGAGATCAGAGAATTCAGCCACATCCGAAGTCTGAGAACTGGTGGGAGCTAGATGGTGGTGGCCCATGTGGACCTGACAGCGAGATGTTCTACGACATGGGTGTAGAGCCAACGGTCGAGGATAGCAACGTGGCAAGCGACGGAGTGAAGTATGTAGAGATCGGCAATAATGTGTTCATGCAGTACCTGAAAGAGGGTGGAGAGTATAAACCGCTGGGCAGACATAATGTAGACTTTGGCGGTGGCTTGGATCGTATCGCTATGATCTTGCAGGGCGTGGATAATGTGTACCAGGTAGATATTTACAAGCCGATCTATGATCAGGTTAAAGAGCTTGCAAGCAACGATATCGAAAACTCGATCCGGATAATCGTTGACCATATCAAAGCGGCAACCTGGATGATTGCGGATGGTGTGGTGCCAGGTAGGACGCAGCGCGAGTATATCTTGAGGCGGTTGATCCGCCGGGCAATCAGGCACGGGCGAAAGCTTGGCATAGAGGGTGAATTCACCCGAAAAGTCGGTGAGGTAGCTATTGAGCAGTTCAAGCCAGTGCATGAAAACTTAGAGCCAAGAAAAGATGAGATCCTAAATATCCTCGAGGAGGAGGAACGAAAATTCAACCTGACAGTCGAAAAAGGGTTGCGTGAAGTGGAAGGTCTTACCAAGAACGGTGAAAAAGTTTTTACCAACGAAGATGGAGCTTCATTCAAGCTTTACGAGACATATGGATTCCCACCAGAGATGCTTCTAGAAGAGCTGAGCACTCGTGGTATCGAGGTCAACGAGGAGACATTCTGGGCTAATCACAACAAAGCCTATGAGGAGCATCAGAGCAAGTCGCGAACAGCAGCCAAGGGTATGTTCAAGGGAGGTCTCGCAGACACCTCAGAGGGTAGCACAAAGCTCCACACAGCCACTCACCTGCTCCTGGCGGCACTGTATAAAACTCTCGGAGATCATATCTATCAGAAAGGAAGCAACATTACTCCAGATCGACTAAGATTGGATTTCCCAAATGATGAGAAGCTCACCAATGAGCAGATCAAGAGAGTTGAAGAGATGGTGAACGCCCAGATCGAAGCAGGGCTTGAGGTTACCTGGGAAGAGATGCCGAAGGATAAGGCGTTGGAGCTAGTACCGTACGCTGCATTTTCTGAGCGATATGGCGAGATGGTTAAGGTATACTGGATGGGTGGCAAAGAAACACCATTCTCTGTAGAGATCTGCAATGGGCCACATGTCAGCAATACCAGAGAGCTTGGCAGATTTAAGATTGTAAAGCAGGAGAATGTAGGTGCCGGAATTAAACGTATTAAAGCAATCCTTGAATAA